The following coding sequences are from one Arachis hypogaea cultivar Tifrunner chromosome 7, arahy.Tifrunner.gnm2.J5K5, whole genome shotgun sequence window:
- the LOC112702003 gene encoding uncharacterized protein has translation MPRNLEGIKGGGGSIKLGTTGTIGSLMTRELNQISSTPHKQVPSRTKHRTLPVSVACTSATPKRLQPRKPSDEASSSGGSKSTNTNHRFPSKAVQKTKSSGRSTHRIPILGYDNFPVDRSPAREKNDKKIPNIVEVVDIRCGNADKAWATPLASRLKKLGFSKLSESII, from the coding sequence atgccTCGGAATCTAGAAGGTATTAAGGGTGGAGGAGGATCCATCAAGCTAGGAACCACCGGAACAATCGGTTCCTTAATGACAAGGGAATTGAATCAAATCTCTTCAACACCACACAAACAAGTACCTTCAAGAACTAAGCACAGAACACTTCCTGTTTCGGTTGCCTGCACTAGTGCAACGCCAAAAAGACTACAACCAAGAAAACCATCAGATGAAGCAAGTAGCAGTGGAGGCAGTAAAAGCACAAATACAAACCATAGATTCCCCAGTAAGGCAGTGCAGAAAACAAAATCTAGTGGCAGAAGTACACACAGAATTCCAATACTTGGTTATGATAACTTCCCAGTCGACCGAAGTCCTGCCAGGGAGAAGAATGATAAGAAGATACCTAACATTGTTGAAGTTGTGGACATAAGATGTGGGAATGCAGATAAGGCTTGGGCTACTCCTTTAGCAAGTCGTCTTAAGAAGCTTGGTTTCTCAAAGCTCTCAGAGAGCATAATTTAA